ATAAACtgatgttgggtcaaatatgaataaaacccAACATtagggattttttaaaataaatttaaatgacactttttaacccaatggttgttTGTTCATACTTGACCCAAcacccacactgaaaaaagtgttgcatgcaaaactgttgcaaactatttatttgtgttgaatttaaacaaacaaattagatttaatgatgttcaacttaatttgtgtgtttaaattcagcccaaataaattgtttacaaccacttaacgtaaaaaagttaagtaaatccaagcaatcatctCTGAATAAAAATGCTGTGTTGATTTCTGGCAACACAGTATTTTAGTGCATGTGTAAAGCTCATGTGGGGGtcaaaaatacagacaattatTGTAAAATGATCTATGCAATCACATTGTGTTAAATAAATGTGTTATCTTGTGTAGATCTGAAACATGTCTGGGCTTCAATTCAATTTTTCATCTTAAACTGAATGTTTAAGATAAATAACTTTTAGAGTATTGTTTATGCTGTTTTGGaagttttttatataaatgtgcAGCTTCAATAGTGATTTTGAgcagattgttttgtttatttgatatttttctgaatAAGTATGTAAATCAGGGATCCCCAAACTCAGTCCCGGAGGGCCGGtctcctgcatattttagttccaacctcaattaaacacacctgaatcagctaatcaagTTACTTCTAGGTATCCTCGAAACTTCAtgaaggtgtgttgaaggaagttggagttaaactatgcaggacagcggccctccaggactgagtttggacacccctgatgtaaatGTTTAGATGATTCGTATACAAAAATACTCTTTAACACGTCTTTAgaagatctattatatgagaatACCTACTGAAGTGTTTCAATAGATTAAATTTgcactttaaaattaaaatttatttgttttatttgatatttattttattaaatttcagCTCCAGTACCCTCAAAGTCATTCTgcttattttttaagaaaattcagtGCAGAATAGCACAAAAGTCCACAGCTTCTGTCTGGCTCTAGTCGGGCGTTAATTCAAGAGAATTTATTACAATTCCATTAATTCTAGCAGAGTTAATATACAGGTTAATCTTAGATTAGACACTTTTATTGCTCATTTAGTGACATTtagtgacacaatctacattgtataagcactgcacaaataaaggtgaattgaattgaatcaaataaGAATTCTCATCAAAACgacaatataatatatgatatatattacaattaatcacaaataattgcataaaaatgcatgcatttacattatatatatatatatatatatatgtatgcatgtatgcatgtatgtatgtatgtatgtatacatatatatgtctactgtgcatatatatttgcatatacataaatatacaagtaaataTTTTGGTtctgtactttttattttttttcgttACCACCATggtaaaaacatgctaaaattaAGAACAACTTCTATTCTTTCACATCAACCTATTAATGAGAAGCTGCTGATGAAATCTGACAGACTCAGTTGAAAACATTAAGCTATGGCTGTTTTATGAAATGTTTCTGCAAAAACGATGAGCAACTGCCCGCATTACACCATGTCTAGTCGAATGACGCAAATACGAACCAAATGATGAATGAGAGATTAACATTCTCCAGTAGATGTCTCAAGATATAATTGAGGATTTTTAAATTTCTTAAACATCCCAGTGATGTTCAATAGTTTGGGAAGTCATTGCGATGATAAATAATAGTCTGACTTGAAGTATATTTACGAGTCTAACATCTATAACCTCTTCAGATGCTGTTCCACCTGCTTCAGGATGGTATTAACCGCTGCTGTCTGGGCTGATTAACTGAAGGCTCGCTGCGGTATACTCTCGAGTGCAGATAGTTTCTGTCCTGTTCTATTGGCAAATACCATGAATTCTCTTAACGGTATACCAGCTGGAAGATGAGGTTTGAGCTCTGAGGCTTTATTTGGAGAGCCTGTCTGAAGTAGAAGAACTGAAAGTAGGCTGATCTCCATCTAGTCTGGGACAATTCACCTCTATATTATTCAACTCTTTCAAACAAACTGTCAACCGCAgcataatgatataataataataataaaggaggATTACATTCTGACTGACCACAATCCATGAGTTTAATCCAGTTCATTTAAAACTCATCAACAACATCAGTGGAACTCCACTGCAAAGTTTGGAGATGTACGAGCAGTTCTTTAACAAACACAAAAGACTAAGGACAACATTCTGGCTTACAAAAGAAGTCAGAAAGCTCCCAAACTTTCAGATCACATCAGTAAAGTTCTACACAAAAGTTTAAAGATATTAACTCCAAACGAACACAAGGCGAGAGAAGCCGTAAACACTGCTTACCTCACCACGGCGCTTCCGCTGCATCTCTTCGCGCCATTTTGAAAAGCGCGGCAAAACAGTTCACCGCTTTAAACGTGTTCCTGAAAGTGAATCATGGGAATGACGTCGTAACCGTAATATTAACACATCTCAATACAAGCTTAATAAAAGGTAAAATGTTGTGTTATCATAATGTATTCATCCCACGCGTTTTAAACATTGATCTTTATGTTGAATTCCCCATTAGGCTGTAGATCGGTGGTTTTGAACGGTAGGAAAGACTTCCGGTTACATGAAAAGCTATAATTAGGCCATAACCCCTACTCCATTTGAACAGTGTTATGTTTCCGAAGCAGATTTAGCATTTCTTTTGGAAAAATGCAATTAATCACAGAAAATTACCTGTTTTCCAGTTATTGAACATTATTTGTTCCAGCCGTGTGCTACACAAATTACTACAGCTGTTTAAATCTGGAAATAATCCAGTGGTTAATGTGGTGTGTTCAAGGTAATTACTTAATGTTTGTACACTCCTGATCTTCCCGTTGTAACACACTTtattaagtttaataataataataatcacggtTAAATAAGTCTAAAAGAGCACCATGGCCACCTTGCTTACTGGTTAAGTCTTACCTGTTCATCTTCAGGTGTATATTGATCTGACAGGAGGTGAATGAggaaacagcgccctctagtggccgTTCTCTACATCAACACACATGAAGCATCATatctctgtatttatttttatttgcaagtAAAAGAACTCAAAAGAGCATTATTGCGGAGTCACTCCTCTAAAAGCGTCTGTCTCAACCCCCAaaactctgttaaacaccatCAAAGTGCTCATTTCAGTGACACGAGACAACAAAACTCAAGAAATGATTGAATAAAGGGCTCAGTCTAGTTTACAGCAGCTCAATCCTTCAGGAAAAACTACAGTTATTATCAGCAGAAATCAGCCTGTCTGTCATAAACATCTGATCAGATTCATTAACTAATGAAGGAGATCTGTCTTCTGAAACACTCGGAGAACAACCTGAAGCTGGAGGTCAGAGGTTACAAACACAGAACTAAAATAACACTGGgtcactttaaattaaaaataatcatgCTCGCTCCAAACCGGTACCACTTTATTTAGCAAagcacaaattattattattattattaaatgtattgtcCACATTATGAAAGTCAATTTGTGTTGAAAAGTCCAATTGTTTTGCTATGCATTATCCTCTGGAGATACACAGACACATATTGATGTATGTGTAGGGTTTTGTGTTGtgatatttatagaaataaataaataaatatatacacattttattttaatgggaACATACCAAAAACATATTGTTGTGACATTTATAGCTTTACATCAgtagtattttatatttaacgTCATTTATTGATGCAGGCTGAATAGTTTTGTGGACTTAGCACAGCAAATATACAgttttaatctaaataaataattaataatgtttttttatctcATGTGTATTTAACAAAtacatagatttaaaaaattaattaaatttgaattttaatgtgaaataaaCATGTCGTTTTGCTCAAGCGTCTGAtcagtaaataaactaaatattaaatgtcATGTATTAATTTAGCTCAGATACATTAGTTTAGATCTAACTGACTTCAGTGTATGGACAACAGCAGCTCATAAATCATTTCTTTGGTACAGTCACACGGGTTTGGAACGTCATGACAGAATTGAGTTTAGTTTTTGGTGAGTATTAGgcaagagtgtgtttgtgttggtgtATAATACATGTGTTAGTCAAGCATTGACTctaaaacaagtaaagggagagtaaatgatgagagttTTGATTTGTGTGTGAACTACCCCTGCAGGATGCATACGTGTGCTCATTTGAGACTGGTCTGTTTGGGTAGTTTGGGGGCCAGCAGTAGTTGTTCCTCCTGAGGGCCGGGGCCCTTCATTGCCATACTGGCCCCGACCATCGCCGGGTAGCTGCGGTTCCTCCGCATGCCCTCGTTCAGGGGACTGAAGGGAGACGCTGCTCTCCGGAGCCCCAGCGGAGCCAGGAGTGGCCCAGGAGGCCCAGCAGCCCCCGGACTGGCCAGACCCAGGCGCTTCAGCTTATCCACCAGGTTGAGGCTATACATGCTGACGTCAGTCTGGCTCTCGCAGTCTCTGGCCGGGGCCCCGGATACCTCCTGCAGGAGGGAGCGCGCCGGTCTGGAGGCCAGGAAGTTCTCATGGGTCGGGCTCTTGAAGGAGAAGAGCTGCTGCGTGTGTGGTGTCCCGGGACCGCGGGTGGGGGAGTTGGGCGGCGTGGAGGGCCGCTGAGGGTCTGCAGGTGGAGCTGGGGGGATGCAGGTGGAGAACAGCACCCCTCCACCACCCCGGGGCCCGATCTGAGGCTGGTACACCGCAGCAGAAATGCCCCGCTCCTGCAGCAGCCGCACCAGACCCAGAGACGTGCTGAAGGTCTTGGTGGAGTCCCGCAGGTTAGTGAAGGACTGAGACTGAGACAGACTCATGCGCCGCGGCGTACAGGGGGTAGCGGCAGGTGTCGAGCGCAGACTGCTGGACATCACACACGACACCGAACTGGACACGGCGTtcagactgcacacacacacacacacacacacacacacacacacacacacacacataaggagtcaatctagggccatatatacatgcaaaataaagaaagttttgcaaactaaatataatgtatatacaaataaaatcacaattcaaaaattaattttggagaaataaaagtttcttttgctaacaaaaataaagaacagcAAAGGGAAAATTACGTTTTGAGAAATAGAAATgacatttgcaaacaaaaaagaactgcaaataacaTCAAGCAGTgcagaaataaatatattgattatatataaatataatgaaatatttgcaatttaaaaaactCTCTCTGTATATTTGCAAAAgattttttatagcattgcctttacaaaactgGACCAGTCAATTGCAATTCCTGGACCTACTGGGCTGTAAGACCACCACGGTGATACTGTGTCTGCAGGTGATGATGTGGTTTAAATGGAGGCAGGTCCGGGCCTGCCAGAAAcgcccaagttcccttgactccgccCCTTTGTCAAATgagggccacaaagtgaaacgcACAGAAACGTgtagtgcaaagtgaaaacagcatcgcaaactcacggGAGACTAACAGAAATCAAAATGAGCACTGCAACAGACTGGACGAGACTTGAAAAGGCAATGCAACAAAACAtctttagtaaatatatatatatataaagcttttttattgttattgcaaATGTTTTCGTTTTCGTGCACTGCTTGACTTTAATTTGCAGTTCTGTTTTTCCTTGCAAATTTCCTTCGTacttctcaaaacttaattttccctctGCAGATCTTTATTTTCGTGagcaaattaaatgtttaaattgcgATTCTTGGAGTTTTGCATTCACTAACTTATTTTTTGTTCGccaaactttcttttattttgatattatagagacacacacacacacagagcatcaAGAGCTGATCAGCAACTGAGCAATGACCAATACAGGACGGCATCCTAATGAAAAGCTGATCAATAATCAATCGAGCAGCGCAGCTCACCTGGGCGTGACCCTCGTCAGCTCATCAGACGGGTGCAGGATCTTACAGGTGGTGAAGGTGTATGTGGAACTGGTGTGAGCCATGCATTTACCTGGAAaatacactgaaaacacacacacacacacacacacacacacacacacacacaattgttaTTACATTGATTATTTATTGTGTTCAGGTAGTTTTATATAGGCACTATAGTATCGCTTTATCTACAGaagtactttattattttataacttattgaatttattaattattgctCATTAAATGTATACTTAATtaacttttatatataaaatgatgttATATTTACTATATACACAGACCTGAAGTATCAATTTGACAAATCTAGATATTTAAAGTGTCAATCTACTTTACAAGaatcaattaattaaacaattactGAATTAACTTGAATTAACTCGTTAATTAGTGAGTTTAATGACTTTATTTAGGTCAATTCATTTTATGTAAGAACTACtcatgataaatatataaatccacAAATAAACATTCAAACTGAGCCTAATTATCAGGGATGTGGTGAGCACACAGCTTTGACCCGTCAATCCTTCATcttaaatctgtgtgtgtgtaatcacagCTCTTACTGGAGAACTCAATGGAGGCGTGGCCTGAGCTGAGGCAGGGCGAGGGCGAGGCTGAGGGGGCGTGGCTGTGGGCTGGAGCAGAGCTGTGATTGGCTGCTGCTGTGGTGGTGGGCAGGTTCTGGAAGTACTGCTCCCCCGGCTCGTCCTCCTCGTATTCAGGGTAGGGGTAGACCtgctccagctccagctccagcggaCGGAAGCCTTTAGGCAGCACACCGGGCCGAGCGTCCAGGATCCCACCCAGATTGGGCTGTGCCAGCTGCTGCCAGTGCTGAAGGGTGGCAGAGCCTGAGGAACAACACAcggaaaatacacacacacacacacgcacacgcacacacacacacacacacacacacacacacacgcacgcacgcacgcacacacacacacacacttcagctttCTGGAAGGacactactgtatatacactgcAGGTTTACTgggtatgtgtgtgagtgtgtgtttgtgtataagtgtgtgtgtgtgtgtgtctgtgtgtgtgtgtgtttgtgtttgtgtgtgtgtctgtgtgtgtgtttgtgtataagtgtgtgtgtgtgtgtgtgtttgtgtatatgtgtgtgtgtgtgtgtgtgtgtgtgtgtgtgtttgtgtataagtgtgtgtgagtgtgtgtttgtgtataagtgtgtgtgtgtgtgtgtgtttgtgtatatgtgtgtgtgtgtgtgtgtgtgtgtgtgtgtctgtgtgtgtttgtgtgtgtgtctgtgtgtgtgtgtgtttgtgtataagtgtgtgtgagtgtgtgtttgtgtataagtgtgtgtgtgtgtgtgtgtgtctgtgtgtttgtgtgtgtgtgtgtgtgtgtgtgtttgtgtataagtgtgtgtgtgtgtgtgtttgtgtataagtgtgtgtgtgagagagagataacgtgtgtgtgtgtgtcaccttcCAGAGGCTTGACTATCTGCAGTTTGTTGGGCAGGTATGGTCGGCTGGTCCAGCAGGACATGATGCTGTCACAGTGGAGCAGTGAGTCGGTCAGATTCAGACTCTCCCTCCGCCGCTCGAAGTAGATCCGCTCGCTCAGACAGTTCTGCCGGCGCAGAGAGAGACGCCGCAGCGCCCGCTGGAGCTCCTCTGAGCCCGAGCGCTTCTCTGAGAcactgcacacacgcacacacacacactgattacacacactcacaccaatGCACACTCACCAGCACACACTCACTATTaaactctcacaaacacacactcactaacaCACACTCAGTAACACACACTCACGGTGTGTGTGCGCAGTCGCTCTCCTGCATCAGACTCTGTGT
This DNA window, taken from Danio aesculapii chromosome 19, fDanAes4.1, whole genome shotgun sequence, encodes the following:
- the trak1b gene encoding trafficking kinesin-binding protein 1, with translation MTKTYNDIDAVTRLLEEKERDLELAARIGQSLLKKSSVLSEQKDFLEEQLCSIREEVAQLHHELNLKDELLQFYTSAAEETEDAASPVAQQGRSVSARSGSSLDVLQQKLRDLEEENLTLRSEASHLRSETECYEEKEQQLVNDCVRELRQSSLQMSSIADELARKTEDASRQQEEITHLLSLIVDLQKKAKTFAVENEELSQHLSAAKDAQRQLTAELQELQEKYSECVEILHEAQEELKNLRNRSAPAGTPRRYHQLGLCPMDSLAAEIEGTMRKELSLENPDDEEQRVRHKRVFETVKSINQSVRRSSSADSPSNIPGSNQTLPSPGSAHSDSSAALDNRTQSLMQESDCAHTPVSEKRSGSEELQRALRRLSLRRQNCLSERIYFERRRESLNLTDSLLHCDSIMSCWTSRPYLPNKLQIVKPLEGSATLQHWQQLAQPNLGGILDARPGVLPKGFRPLELELEQVYPYPEYEEDEPGEQYFQNLPTTTAAANHSSAPAHSHAPSASPSPCLSSGHASIEFSMYFPGKCMAHTSSTYTFTTCKILHPSDELTRVTPSLNAVSSSVSCVMSSSLRSTPAATPCTPRRMSLSQSQSFTNLRDSTKTFSTSLGLVRLLQERGISAAVYQPQIGPRGGGGVLFSTCIPPAPPADPQRPSTPPNSPTRGPGTPHTQQLFSFKSPTHENFLASRPARSLLQEVSGAPARDCESQTDVSMYSLNLVDKLKRLGLASPGAAGPPGPLLAPLGLRRAASPFSPLNEGMRRNRSYPAMVGASMAMKGPGPQEEQLLLAPKLPKQTSLK